The genomic interval CATCACCCCAAGCCAGCCAAAATGCACCTTCTGACCCAGTTTCAGCTGCTTGACGGCATCCATGGCGACGTTGATGGGGATGGAGAAGGACAGCCCCATGTAGCCGCCACTGTTGGTGTAGATCTGGTCGTTGATACCCACTACTTGGCCACGCATGTTGAAAAGCGGCCCACCCGAATTGCCCGGATTGATGGGCACGTCCGTCTGGATGAAGGGGATGTAGGGGTCGTCGGGGAGGGGCCGGGAGGTGGCACTCACCACGCCCTGGGTTACGCTATTCTCGAAACCGAAGGGCGCCCCCACGGCCAGCACCCACTGACCCACCTCCAGTTTACTGGAGTCGCCGATCTGCACGGTGGGAAGATTCTTGGCATCGATCTTCAGGAGGGCCACATCGATGCGGGTGGACAGACCCACCAGTTTCGCCTCGTACTGCTGGTGATTGGTGAGGCTGACGATGATCTTCTGCGCGCCCTTGACCACATGCGCCGCGGTGACGATATAGCCATCGGGACTGACGATGAAGCCGGAGCCCAGGGACTGTACCTGATATTTGTCCTCAGGCCCTCCGCCAGGTCCCTGGGGCCCGAAGAAGGGAGCAAAGAACTGATTCAGGGGCGAATTGGGCGGAAAGGGCGACCCAGCGTTGCGGGCTACCTTGGTCTCCGTGGTGCTGATATTGACCACGGCCGGTCCGTATTGGCGGACGATGGGAGTAAAATCGGGGAGGTTGACCAAGGTCGAGGTATTGGCCGCATCGGCATAGACCGGCGACAAGGCACCAATACCCAGACTCAGAACCACCGCAACGGCAACCAGCGGGCTCTTCAGGCCCGCAAAACGCTCTCTCCGCACAAAGCCTCCCTAACATCTCCTGGTTGATCGATACCGCGGTGACACCTGCCCTCCCAGGCGCCCGCGCAGGCCAGGCGCGAACGCGCCTGCCCCTTGTCTACGGATGACTACTCTAAAGCACTGAGAACGAAAACACCATCAGGGTTGACCGGCGGGAGCCCAAAGGTCCGGACTGGCAATGCCGGCACCACGCTCATAGCGGGTGGGAAGAAGTCTGCCCCCGAAGGATGCCGGATCGTAGCCGGCGTAACCCAGGGCGGCATTGGGGAAAGCGCGCCCGCTTGGCACCCAGATCCGACGGATATCGCGCTGGATGAGCAAATCGGCGCGACTGTCCGGCTCCACCGTGGTCACGAAACGCACTGGTCGCAGGGCAAAAACCGTCTTGCCGCCGTTATCCATGGCCACTGCCTGCGTGGCACTCGCCCCACGGGACGAACTCGCCATCTGACTGGTGGGGACATGTCCCCGCCCGGGCAGGAAGCTCAGGAGCGACACCGCCAGCACGACCACCGCCGCTGCCGCCGAGGCCTTGAACCAAGGACCATTGGCGGGACGGCGCCGGCTTTCCAGTGCCCCTTCCTCCGTCTCCAGGGCGATGGCCGCCCGCACCCGGGCGGCAAAATCCGCTGGTGCCGGCCGCTGGCCAGAGCGCCCCTGCTGAAGGAGAAAACTCACCCGATGCTGCCGCTCCCAAGCCTCGGCCAAGGCGGCTTCGCGCTCCAGCCGTTGCGCCATGCGCTCCGCCTCCAGCCCCTGCAGCTCCCCTGCCATGAACGCCATCAAGGCTTTCTGCGACTCATCGTTCATGATCACTCTGCTCCAACAAGGGCGCCAACACCTTGGCAATGGCTTCGCGCGCCCGAAAAATCCGCGACCGCACCGTACCCACCGGACACTCCATCACCTGCGCTATCTCGTCGTAACTGAGTCCCTCAAACTCGCGCAGGGTCACCGCAATGCGCAGATCCTCCGGCAAGGCCGTCAGCGCTGCGTCGATATGCTGGGCGATCTCCTTGGTCAGCAGGAGACCTTCCGGGGTATCGTACTCCCTTAGTCCATCGGCACTGGCAAATTGTTCCGCATCCTCGGTCTCGACGTCGGCGATGGACACCTGCCGACCCTGGGCGACCAGGTGGTTCTTGGCGGTGTTGACGGCGATACGATAAAGCCAGGTATAAAAGGCGCTGTCGCCACGAAAGTTCTTGAGCGCCCGGTAGGCCTTGACGAAAGCTTCCTGGGCTACGTCCTCGGCTTCCTCGGGGTTGCGCACAAAACGTCCGACCAGGGCGAGCACCCGATGCTGGTATTTACGCACCAGGAGATCGAAGGCCGCCTTTTCGCCCTTCTGGACCCGCCGCACGAGGACCAGGTCGCTCTGCGCACCGGCATCCTGTCCCACCGATTCGCCGCGTCCTGTCTTCTCTGTCATTCGGCCTATCCTTCTGCACTGCACACGTCCGCGCTGGCCGGGTGGCAAATCCTGCGGCCTTCTTCACCTGTTTGTGCAGGGCATCGTATCATGAGGAATACGCCATCGCGCAATCGCCCCACGGCCAAGGAAGCCATGCCCTCTTTCGATTTTCTCATCATCGGCGCCGGCGCCGCCGGACTGCGCGCAGCGCTCGGGCTTGCGCCACTGGGCCGGGTGGCCGTCCTCAGCAAGGGTGAGGCAACGGACTCTGCCAGCGACTGGGCCCAGGGCGGCATTGCCGCGGTAACGGACTTCGTCCGAGACAGCATCGCCGCCCACGTTGCCGACACCCTTGCCGCCGGTGGTGGTCTATGCCATCCGGAGCGGGTCGAGGCGATCGTTGCGGCGGGACCCGCGGTAATCGAAGAGCTTGCCGGGTGGGGAGTGCCCTTCGACCGCGAACACGGCAGCTGGCAACTGACCCGGGAGGGTGGCCACGGCACGCGGCGCGTGCTGCACGTTGCCGACCACACCGGTGCCGCCATTACCCGAACCCTGCTGGCCCAGGTATATCGCGAGAACCAGATACGGATCTTCCCGCACACCATGGCCCTGGATCTCATCCGGGACGACGAGCGTTGCCTGGGCGCCTGGGTCCTGGATGCCCAGGGTCGGATCAAGGCCTTTACCGCGCGCGCGGTGGTCCTCGCCAGCGGGGGTGCCGGCCAGGTCTACCAGCACAGCAGTAGCCCCAGGGGGGCCAACGGCGACGGCCTAGCCATGGCCTGGCGCGCTGGAGCGGCGCTGGCCAACCTCGAGTTCATCCAGTTCCATCCCACGACGCTCTACGACCCGGGTCAGCCCGCGTTCCTGCTCTCGGAGGCACTGCGAGGTGAGGGCGCCAGACTGCGTCTGCCGGGCGGCGAGGCCTTTCTGGAAAAGTACGACGAGCGCGCCGAACTGGCTCCACGGGACGTGGTGGCGCGCGCCATGGCCATGGAAATGCGCCAGCGCGGTATCCAACACCTCTGCCTGGATATTCACGAACAGGACTGCGAGCGGATCCGCCGGCACTTTCCCGGCATCTACGCCCATTGCCAGAAGCGCGGCTACGATCTTTGCCGGGAAGCCGTACCGGTCGTGCCGGCGGCACACTACACCTGCGGAGGCATCGTCACCGACCCCTCGGGCCAGACCACCCTGCCCGGTCTGTATGCCGCCGGTGAAGCGGCCTGGACGGGCCTGCACGGTGCCAATCGCCTGGCCAGCAACTCCCTCCTGGAATGCCTGGTCACCGCCCGCGCCATCGCCACCCACCTGGCTGGCCTCGCGACCCTGCCCGCGGCCGCCAGCGTGGTGCCGGCAAAACCCGATATCCTGCCAGCGCTACCCGCCGACGTCGCGCACGAACGCGGACGGGCCCTACAGCACCTCATGTGGACACAGGTAGGGATCTTGCGCCGCCAGGCAGAACTGCAGCGGGCCATGGAGCAGCTCACCCAGTGGCTTGAGGAAGACGCCCTCGCCGCCACCGGGATCGCCGTGGAGATCACCCACAACGCCTTTCGCAATCGCTTGCAGTGCGCATGGCTCATGACCCGCGGCGCCCTCGCGCGGCATGAATCGCGCGGCTGCCACTACGATGCCGATCACCCCAATCCGCACCAGCCCCCGGAGGATCTCATCCAGTGCCTGGGGTCGGCGCAGCCCGAGCGTCGTCCCATCGGCGCCGCAGATGCAGACGCCAGCGTCGCCAGGACTCTGCCGTCGGCGGCATCGGGGACAACACGGTGAGTCTCGTACCATCCTCACGCTGCAAGGGCAGCACCAGGAGCCTTGGCGCAAGGAGCATGCCCGACCGCAGGGCGACACCGCAGGAGCGACCGTCCGCGTAGTGCAGCCGGAGTGTTCCTGCCGAGTCCAGGGACAGGCCGCAAGGCAAGCTCTCCACCTGCGCCCGACGCCAGGGGCAGAGCAACGCACTCACTACGGCTACCAACGCGAGGCAGAGCAGGCCCCAGCGCCAGTGGTGAACGAGGGTCAGGGTGGCCGACAGGGCAACCAACACACAAGGTAGGGCCAATAAGGCCAACTGCTGGGTAGGGGAACCCAACTCCAGCCAGCCTAGACTTGGGTCGACGGTCCCCGCGGCGCTATCATCCCGCCGTACACTCATCCCCAAGGAGCACCCCCATGACCCATTCGTCCTTCCTGGCACCGCTTTCCGAGGAACTGGGCATCCTCCATTGCCATGGAGCCGACGCGGAGAAATTCCTGCAAGGGCAATTCTCCAACGATTTGACGAGCCTGCCCAGCCCCGGCGGTCAGTGGAGCAGCTACAGCACCGCCAAAGGCCGGATGATTGCCAACTTCTATCTGCTCCGCGACGACGATGGCTTCTGGCTCCTGCTGTCCCGGGATCTGACGGAAACGGTGGCAGAACGGCTGCGCAAGTTTCGTCTGATGGCCAAGGTGGACATCGAGGACGCCGGCACCACGCACGCGCTCTTGGCCCTCTGGGGCGCGGGCGCTACAGAAGTACTGGGCAACCCCGGCGGCGAGGATGTCCCGGCCACGCCACACGCGGTGAGTGTGCGCAACGGCGCCAGGATAGTGCGCTTGCCTTGGCCCGAACCCTCCTTTCTGATCCTTGCCAGCGGTGACGATATCGCATCCTGGGGTGAGCAGCTGCGCGCTCGCGGAGCGCACGAGGCGACGGGGGCAGACTGGCGTCTGGGCAGCATCCGCGCCGGTATTGCCTTCATCAACGCCGCCACCACCGAGCAGGTGATCCCCCAGGAACTCAATCTCGAAGTCCTGGGTGGTATCAGCTTCACCAAAGGCTGTTATCCCGGCCAAGAGATCGTGGCACGCTCCCATTACCTGGGGCGTCTCAAGAATCAGTGCTATCGCCTACGCGCCCACGCGCCGCTCGCGCCCGGACGTGCCATCTTCAGCGCCGCCATGGGAGAGCAGAGCATCGGCCTCGTGATTCAGGCGGCCGCCGTGGGTGACGGCAGTTTCGAGGCCCTGGCGGTAGTGCGTGCCGAAGACGCCGAGCACAGCACCCTGGGTTTGGAAGCACAGGGGCAGGTCCCCCTGGAAAAGCTGGAACTTCCCTACAGCCTGCCCTTGCAGAAGGCAGCGGAGGCCAACTGATGTGGGGACTCCTGGTGGGCGTCGTGAGCTACTTTCCGGCGGCCTGGTACGGCCACCGCTTCCTGGAAGGGCAAGGCATGGAACCGGGCTTTATGCGCAAGCTCAGTGTCTTTCTCTTCGCCAGCATCGTCTCCACGGCTCTGGGCTATGGGGTTTCCCTCGTCACCAGCAGCCCGGCGCACCGACGCGCAGAAGCCGGCCTCCAGCGCCAGACCCTGCAGCTTTTAGGCAGCGCCGCACGCTGCACCCAGAATCCTGGCCTGCCCCAATGCTCCCAGGACCGGGCCGAAGCCGAGCAGCTACTGGGCAAGATCCTGGGAGGCGCACCTGCTAAGTCGCACTGAGCTCCGCCGCAGTCCGAAAACTGGCAAAGTGGCGCAGACGACCATCGGGCCGGGCGATGAGTTCGGCATAGGTCCCGGCCTCCACCACCTGGCCACCGTCCAGGATCAGGATCTGGTCCATGTCCTTCAGGCCCAGCAGCCGATGGGTGATGTAGATGACGGTGCGTCCTTTCATCAAGGCCTTGAGGGCGTCAAGGAAGTGCGCCTCGGTGATGGCATCCAGGCCTTCCGTGGGCTCATCCAGCAGCAGAATGGGACTATCCTTGAGGAAAGCACGGGCGATGGCCACGCGCCGAGCCTGACCTCCGGACAGATTGACCCCCCCCTCGCCGACGATATTGTCGAGCCCCTGGGGAAGGCTGCGCACGAATTCGTCCAACTGCGCCGCCGCCAGCGCCGCCCAGAGCTCCTCCTCGTCCGCGTCGCCCTTGGCCAGCAACAGGTTGTCGCGGATGGTGCTGTGGAATAGGTAGCTGCGTTGCGACACGACGGCAAAGTAGCGACGCAGATCGTCGGCGGGAAAGTCGCGCAGTTCCACTCCACCCAGACGGGCCGACCCCCCCTGATAATCGTAGAAGCGCAGGAGCAGGTTGACGATACTGCTCTTGCCGGCACCAGTGGCACCGAGGATGGCCGTCCGGCTTCCCTCCGGTACCCGCAGGCTCAAGCCGCGCAGAGCATCGGTCTGAGCGTCAGGGTAGCGTAGGCGCAGGTCACGCATCTCGAGGTCGAGTCCAGCAGGCTGCGGCGCCGGCCCAGCAACGTCGGGAAAGGGTGCCGGCAGATCGGCGACGGCGAAGATACGTCGGGCGGCTGCTCGTGTCTGTCCCAGAAACTGGAAGGCCAGGGGCAGAGCCACGATGGCCTCGAAGGCGGCCATGGTACCCAGGGCAAACATCGGTAGCATGGCGCGGCCAATGCCATGCTGCACCAAGGGAATACCCAAGAGCAGGATCACCCACAGGGCCAGGTTGCCCATGAAACTCATGCCGGCGCTGCCGATTCCCGCGACTCCCGCCAGGTGCCCCTGCCGAGCGATGATCTGGGCATTCTTTTCCGCCAGCTCTCCCTGCAGGCGCGGTCCGGCATTGGCCACCAGCAGTTCTCCCATACCCTGAAGCGTATCGACGATCTGGACGCGCATCTCGGCCTGGATCTGCGTCATCTCTGCCCCTGCCCGCGCCCCCAGTCGCTCGCTGAGCACGGGCAGGCCAAGACCAGAAACCAACAGGAACAGCAGGAGCGCGAGACCCAGTTGCCAGGCGTAGAGGGCAAAGAAAGCCGCCATGATCAGGCTGGCGAGACCGGCCACGAGGAAAGGGGTAAAGACGCGCAGATAAAAATTGTTGAGGGTATCGATGTCGGCCACCAGCCGCGCCAGTAGGTCGCCAGAGCGCAGCCCACGCAGACCTGCCGGTGCCAGGGGCTCGAGGCGGGTATAGAACCAGGTACGCAACTGCGCCAGGAGGCGGAAAGTCGCCTCGTGCGTGACGATACGCTCCAGCCAGCGCGACAGGACGCGGATGGTGGCAAAGCCGCGCACCCCCGCTGCGGGCAGGAAAAAATTGTAGAGATTGAGGGTGGCATAGCCACCAAGGCCAGCCAGCGCCGCACTGGCCAGGAACCATCCCGACAGGGTCATGAGACCAAAGTTGGAGAGCATGGTCAGCAGGGCCAGCAGAGCGCCACCCAGCATCCACCAGCGATAGGGCGCGAACAGTTTGAGCAGACGCCAGAGATCCCTCATTGATCCCCCCGATAAGCGGCTACCAGCCGCGCATAGACGCCGCCGGCGGCAAGGAGCTCCTCATGCGTACCCGCTTCCACCACGCGACCGCCTTCCACCACCAAAATCCCGTCGGCCCGCTCCGCCGTCGCCAGACGATGGGCGATGACCACTGCCGTGCGCCCCCGGACCAAGCGCTGCAGGGCATCCAGAACCAGCGACTCACTTTCCATGTCGAGATTGGCGGTGGCCTCATCGAGGATGAGGAGTCGCGGGTCTTTCAGGAAAGCACGGGCCAGCGCCAGACGCTGAATCTGTCCGCCGGAAAGCCCTTGCCCGAGGTCACCGATATGGGTCGCAAGCCCCTCGGGCAAGGCCTGGATGAAATCCCAGGCGTGGGCAGCCTTGGCCGCCTCACGGAGTTCGCCGTCGCTGGCTTCGGGTCGCACGAGGCGCAGATTGTCGCCGATGGTGCCGTGAAAAAGGCGGGGATTCTGGGGAATCCAAGCGACGTGCTGCCACCAGGCCTCCCGCGGGATATCGGAAAGTGCAGCGGCAGCCTTCCCGTCCTCATCCTCCACCGTGATCTGCCCCTGCTGTGGCTGGATAAAGCCGAGGATGGCGGCGGCCAGGGTGCTCTTGCCCGCGCCGCTGGCACCGACGATGGCCGTGAAGCGCCCCGCCGGCAGGTGGGCGGACAGGCCTGCGAGCGCCACGCTGCCATCGGGATAGCGAAAATGCAGATCCGCAAGGCGCAGGCCAATGGCACCAGACAGGTGCAGGGCGGTGGCGCCGGACTCCGGCAAGGCGGGCCTGGGCGCATCGAGGATTTCGAAAATACGTTTGGCGGCGGCGATGGCGCTCATGCGGGCATGGTAATGCGTGGACAGGCCGCGCAGCGGATTGAAAAACTCCGGCGCCAGCAGCAGAACGAAGAAGGCCGCCAGAAAGGTCACGGAGGCGTGCACCTGCAGTAAGCGGGCACCCAGGGAGACGGCAACGAGGGCGATGGATAGGCTAGCAAAAAACTCCAGCACCGCCGAGGTTAGGAAGGCCACGCGCAAGCCGGCCATGGTGGTCTGCCGGTAGTCGTCGGAGATTCGGGCGACGATCTCGATCTCGTCCTTGGCCCGGCCGAAGATCTTCAGGGTGGTCAGTCCTTGGATCACATCGAGAAAGTGGGCGCTCATCAACAGCAGCTTGCGCCACTGGCGCTGGTTGATGGCCTCGGCCCGATAACCCACCAGCACCATGAAGAAGGGGACCAAAGGACCGGCAATGAGCAGGATCAGGCCGCTGATCCAGTCCACTGGAAAAACGAAGACGAGAATGGCCAGGGGCACCAGGCTGACCAGCGCCATCTGCGGCAGATACCGGGAAAAATAGGGCTCGAGGGCTTCCACCCCCTCGATGATGGTGCTGCTGATATCGCCGCTGCGCTCGCTGCCGAGGTCTACCGGACCTCGGGCCAGCAGGGCCGAAATCAGCTGCGCACGCAGATCCGTCTTGATCCGAGCGCTGGCGTGAAAGGCCACCACCTCCCCCGCCCAGGACAGGGCAGCGCGCAGAACGAAAAGGGCAAGCAGACCCCACAACCACGGCATCACGGCAGCAAGTTCGGCACCCTGGAAGGACACAGCATCGATGACGCGCGCCAGGATGCTCGCCTGAAGAATGATGAGCAGACCGGCGGCCAGTCCAAGGCCAATGGCAAAGTAGAGAACGCCCCGCGCAGAGCGCCCCTCCCGCATCAAGCGCTGATCCAGCCGTTCTGCTTTTGCCATGGGGGCTCCTATCTCCGACCGTGCCTTACCATACTACAATATGTGGCCAAGGACCGCCGCACTAGTGGAGAAAAAGGGTGAGCACGCCGGTATACCCGTAGATGCGATCCCGGGAGATTTCGCCGTTGGCAAAAAAACCCACCAGAGGCACCGGGCCGAGGCGTGCCGCGATCTGCCGCAACTCCGCCGAATCTGGCCCGAACAGGCTTTCGCCACGCCCCAGACAGGAGAAATACAGGGCGCCCCGGATCCTGCGACCGGCCCGCAGCGCATCGATGTCCGCCAGCATGCGCGCCAGATCGTTGCGCGCTGTCTCGGCGTCGCGTTTGCAAAACATCAGCTCCTGACCCGGTTCCACCAGCTCACCGATGGCGACGAGGCCATGTTCCTGGTCCACTCCCACGAGGTTACGCACCAGATAATCTCCGCGATCGTCACCGCTGACGGGCAAAGCCGCAAAGATGAACCCGGCGGCGCGGCGTATGTCGCGGGCGAGGATCTCACCCACCTCGGAGTAGAGCACCTCCAATGCAGGATGACGATCCAGGGTCACGATGATATTGCGCTGCGCCTCCTGTACCCGATGAACGGGGCCGATGGGGCTGCAACCCTGGGTCAGGCGCGTGACCACGGCGACCCGTTCCGAGAGCATCACTCCGCTCAGGCCGCCGTGCACGATCTCGCCGGCGATCTGCGCGCCATTGGCGCGGCTACTGCTGACGCCACCCACCAGAAAACCGCTGCTGGTGCGACTGGCCAGATCGGCAACCTGGGCCGTCAGATCGCTGCTGTGGGGATCCCCGTGCACCACGGCCAAAAAGGGCGCGCTGCCATCGGCCAGCTTCCAGCCGCCGGTGGCGTAGGGCGCCATTCCGTGGAACACCTGAAAATCCTCCGGCGCAAGGTCGGTGAGCATGAGGGCCAGGGCCTTCTGGTCCAGATATTCCACGCTGGTGGCGCAGATGCCGATGCCAACGCTGCCAACCCAGGTGACACCGGCAAAACGCTCCTTGAGTGCTGCCAGGATGGCTGGTAGGTCCTCCTCGAAGCCATCGGAGACATACAGAAAACCCAAAGTAGCGGGAAAGTCTTCCGGGATCGTTCTCAGAGCCGCCGCAAGTGCAGAGGACCAGTCGTCCATCGCCGCATGTCCATAGGGAAAGCTGTCGTACTTCATCGATTTCCTTACCCCTCCGGGCCTTTCCTGCGCCTGCCCATGCGGCAGTGGAGCTATGCTCGAATCTGGTGTACGGGAGGTCTACAACTAGCTTGAGGAGGGTGGCGCACTGTTGCTAGAAAAGGGTTTCTGGATCCGATTCGCAACGAATGAGGAGTGCGCCATGCAAGAGAGTACTGGTTTCGACGGAGGAATGGGAGAGTTGGGCCTGAACATCGAGGGCTTATTGCGGCGGTCCGCGCGCCAGCTGATCCAACAGGCCATCGAGGGCGAGGTGCAGGTGCTGCTGGAGGAGTATGCCGCGGTACGCATGGTCGATGGTCGCCGGGCCGTCGTGCGGAATGGATATCTGCCGGAGCGGGAGATCCTGACAGCGGTCGGCCCCGTGCCTGTACAGGTCCCCAAGGTGCGAGACCGCTCCGGTTCGGGCGTGGTCTTCCGTTCTTCCCTGGTACCGCCCTACGTGCGCAAGTCGCGGACCGTGGCCGCAGCGCTCCCCTGGTTGTACCTGCACGGGGTATCGTCGGGACGGATGCACGAGGCGCTGTCTGTTCTCCTGGGCGAGGAGGCCAAGGGGCTTTCTCCGGCCGTGCTGGGACGCTTGAAAGTCGAATGGGCGCAAGAGCATGCCCAATGGCAGCGCCGGTCTCTACAGGGAAAACGCTACGCCTATTGGTGGGCCGACGGGGTCTATACCCAGCTGCGGGCGGAGGACGATCCCCGGATGTGTCTCTTGGTCATTATTGGCGTGACGGCCGAGGGCAAGAAGGAGGTCGTGGCGGTCACCGACGGTTTACGGGAGTCCAAAGCCTCCTGGCTAGAGATCCTGCGGGACTTGCGCGACCGCGGGCTGCAGGAGGCGCCACTACTGGCCATAGGAGATGGGGCGATGGGTTTCTGGGCCGCCCTGGACGAGATTTACCCACAAACCCGTCATCAGCGCTGTTGGGTGCACAAGACGGCCAACATCCTCAACGAGCTACCGAAGCGCCTTCAGGGGAAAGCCAAGGCCGCCCTGCAGGCGATCTGGATGGCCGACACCCGTGAAGCTGCGGAGAAAGCCTGGCAAGCCTTCGTGCGGGACTACCAGGCCAAATATCCCAGAGCGGTCGCAAAGCTCGAGAAGGACCGGGACGTGCTGCTGACCTTCTTCGACTTCCCGGCAGAGCACTGGCGGCATATCCGCAGCAGCAACGCCATCGAATCGACCTTCGCCACCGTACGGCAACGCAGCAGCCGCACTAAAAACTGTGTCTCTCGAGCCACTTTCCTTGGCCTGAGCTACAAGCTCATCCAGCAGGCAGAGAGACACTGGCGCGGGATTCAGCATCCGGAAAGACTGCGCGAGCTCTTTGCCGGGGTGACATTTGTCGATGGGATGCCTGCCAACGAAACCCGGCTGGATCCTCAACAGGACGCCGCCTGAATCGTGTTAGCAAATGCTCATACACCAATCTTGACCATAGCTCGCGGCAGTGCAGGGCATGGTACAAAGTGCCGACCCGGCTGTCACCCCACCATCCATGCCCGCGCAAGGTCGACCCGGCGCCCCCGCCCGGAGCGCCAGCCCTCACGCAGCGTCCGCTGCCCCACATCCCCCCGTGCAGCCGGGACCAGAGCGCTGGCGTCCACCTTGGCAAGGCCCCTCGCAAAACCGATACTACGCGCGGAACCTGCGGACGGCGCAGGATGGGGGCTCAATACGACCATCTGCAGCCTGCCGCTCTGGGGCGGATAGCCGAAGCCGCTGTCGGTCGGCGGGCGCGAGTACGGTGATCACACCTGGGGGGTATCGCCCGTGCGTTTGGCAACGGAACATCCGCGCTGTGTACTACGCCCCTGGCAGGAGTCGGATCGGTATTCCCTCTGCGCCCAGGCCAACAATCCCAGAATCTGGCGGTGGCTCGCGGAAGGCTTCCCACGGCCCTACACCCTGGCCGATGCCGATGCCTGGATTGCCCACGCACAGGATTGCCAAAAGGATCTGACCCTGGCCATCGAGTTCTGCGGCGCCGCCGTCGGCAATATCGGCGTGCGCGCCACCGCCTCAGCCCGGCGCGGCCACATCGGTTACTGGATCGGCGAGGCGTTCTGGGGGCTCGGCCTTGCCACCGCCGCCGGCCGTGCCCTCATGAACCACCTGCGTGCCCAGGCGCACTTCGACTATCTGGAAACGCTGGTCTATGCCGGCAATGTCCCTTCCCAGCGGGTTCTGGAAAAACTCGGCTTCGTCGCCGACAACGCCCGCCCGCAAACGGTGTATAAGGACGGCGAGCGCCTGGAGGCCAGACGTTTTTTCTGCGCACTGCGCAACTGAATCTTCCACAGCCCGCTGGGAGATCCTAGGACTCCTGCGGTTGCGCGTGCTCCCGTGTGGCCATGAAGCGGATGCCGGGCCAGCGCTCCATGGTCAGTTCCAGATTGACCCGACTCGGAGCCAGAAAGGCGAGACGCTCTCCCGCATCCCAGGCCAGATGCGCCTCGAGCTTGGCTGTAAACTCTCCCAGGGTCTTGGGATCGGCGCTGTGGACCCAGCGCGCCGTGTGGATGGGGGCCGGCTCGAAGACCGCCTCGACCCCGTATTCCGTGCGCAGGCGCTCGGCCACCACATCGAACTGCAGGGTCCCCACCGCACCCAGCACCAGATCTCCACCGCTCAGGGGGCGAAAGACCTGCGTTGCACCCTCTTCCGCCAATTGTTGCAGGCCCTTCTGGAGTTGCTTCGCCCGCAAGGGATTGCGCAGCCGCACCCGACGGAAAAGCTCCGGGGCAAAATAGGGAATACCCGTGAACTGCAGATTTTCGCCCAGGGAAAAACTGTCGCCAATCTGGATACTCCCGTGATTGTGCAGGCCGATGATGTCGCCCGCATAGGCCTCCTCCACCACTTCCCGCTCCTGCGCCAGAAAAGTGATGGGGTTGTGCACCTGGATATCCCGCCCGAGGCGCAGGTGGCGGATGCGCATGCCGCGCTGGAAGCGGCCAGAGCAAATGCGCAGGAAGGCCACCCGGTCCCGGTGCTGCGGGTCCATATTGGCCTGGATCTTGAACACGAAGCCGGTGAAATGGGGCTCCGCGGCATCCACGACGCGCTC from Acidithiobacillus caldus ATCC 51756 carries:
- the cydC gene encoding thiol reductant ABC exporter subunit CydC; the protein is MRDLWRLLKLFAPYRWWMLGGALLALLTMLSNFGLMTLSGWFLASAALAGLGGYATLNLYNFFLPAAGVRGFATIRVLSRWLERIVTHEATFRLLAQLRTWFYTRLEPLAPAGLRGLRSGDLLARLVADIDTLNNFYLRVFTPFLVAGLASLIMAAFFALYAWQLGLALLLFLLVSGLGLPVLSERLGARAGAEMTQIQAEMRVQIVDTLQGMGELLVANAGPRLQGELAEKNAQIIARQGHLAGVAGIGSAGMSFMGNLALWVILLLGIPLVQHGIGRAMLPMFALGTMAAFEAIVALPLAFQFLGQTRAAARRIFAVADLPAPFPDVAGPAPQPAGLDLEMRDLRLRYPDAQTDALRGLSLRVPEGSRTAILGATGAGKSSIVNLLLRFYDYQGGSARLGGVELRDFPADDLRRYFAVVSQRSYLFHSTIRDNLLLAKGDADEEELWAALAAAQLDEFVRSLPQGLDNIVGEGGVNLSGGQARRVAIARAFLKDSPILLLDEPTEGLDAITEAHFLDALKALMKGRTVIYITHRLLGLKDMDQILILDGGQVVEAGTYAELIARPDGRLRHFASFRTAAELSAT
- the cydD gene encoding thiol reductant ABC exporter subunit CydD; its protein translation is MAKAERLDQRLMREGRSARGVLYFAIGLGLAAGLLIILQASILARVIDAVSFQGAELAAVMPWLWGLLALFVLRAALSWAGEVVAFHASARIKTDLRAQLISALLARGPVDLGSERSGDISSTIIEGVEALEPYFSRYLPQMALVSLVPLAILVFVFPVDWISGLILLIAGPLVPFFMVLVGYRAEAINQRQWRKLLLMSAHFLDVIQGLTTLKIFGRAKDEIEIVARISDDYRQTTMAGLRVAFLTSAVLEFFASLSIALVAVSLGARLLQVHASVTFLAAFFVLLLAPEFFNPLRGLSTHYHARMSAIAAAKRIFEILDAPRPALPESGATALHLSGAIGLRLADLHFRYPDGSVALAGLSAHLPAGRFTAIVGASGAGKSTLAAAILGFIQPQQGQITVEDEDGKAAAALSDIPREAWWQHVAWIPQNPRLFHGTIGDNLRLVRPEASDGELREAAKAAHAWDFIQALPEGLATHIGDLGQGLSGGQIQRLALARAFLKDPRLLILDEATANLDMESESLVLDALQRLVRGRTAVVIAHRLATAERADGILVVEGGRVVEAGTHEELLAAGGVYARLVAAYRGDQ
- a CDS encoding FIST signal transduction protein, producing the protein MKYDSFPYGHAAMDDWSSALAAALRTIPEDFPATLGFLYVSDGFEEDLPAILAALKERFAGVTWVGSVGIGICATSVEYLDQKALALMLTDLAPEDFQVFHGMAPYATGGWKLADGSAPFLAVVHGDPHSSDLTAQVADLASRTSSGFLVGGVSSSRANGAQIAGEIVHGGLSGVMLSERVAVVTRLTQGCSPIGPVHRVQEAQRNIIVTLDRHPALEVLYSEVGEILARDIRRAAGFIFAALPVSGDDRGDYLVRNLVGVDQEHGLVAIGELVEPGQELMFCKRDAETARNDLARMLADIDALRAGRRIRGALYFSCLGRGESLFGPDSAELRQIAARLGPVPLVGFFANGEISRDRIYGYTGVLTLFLH
- a CDS encoding IS256 family transposase, producing the protein MQESTGFDGGMGELGLNIEGLLRRSARQLIQQAIEGEVQVLLEEYAAVRMVDGRRAVVRNGYLPEREILTAVGPVPVQVPKVRDRSGSGVVFRSSLVPPYVRKSRTVAAALPWLYLHGVSSGRMHEALSVLLGEEAKGLSPAVLGRLKVEWAQEHAQWQRRSLQGKRYAYWWADGVYTQLRAEDDPRMCLLVIIGVTAEGKKEVVAVTDGLRESKASWLEILRDLRDRGLQEAPLLAIGDGAMGFWAALDEIYPQTRHQRCWVHKTANILNELPKRLQGKAKAALQAIWMADTREAAEKAWQAFVRDYQAKYPRAVAKLEKDRDVLLTFFDFPAEHWRHIRSSNAIESTFATVRQRSSRTKNCVSRATFLGLSYKLIQQAERHWRGIQHPERLRELFAGVTFVDGMPANETRLDPQQDAA
- a CDS encoding GNAT family N-acetyltransferase, giving the protein MRLATEHPRCVLRPWQESDRYSLCAQANNPRIWRWLAEGFPRPYTLADADAWIAHAQDCQKDLTLAIEFCGAAVGNIGVRATASARRGHIGYWIGEAFWGLGLATAAGRALMNHLRAQAHFDYLETLVYAGNVPSQRVLEKLGFVADNARPQTVYKDGERLEARRFFCALRN